The region GGGATGTCGCTGGGCCGCTTGCCTGTGGCACTCGCCGCGGCCTGGAACCCATCACGGGCCGCCTTCAGGTCATTTGCGGCGAGCGCTTCCCGCGCCTCGCGGTAGAGCGCGGGTGCCGTCTTCTCGAGGGCGGTCTCGACCTGAACCGTCTGACCTTCCGCCACGGTCACCGATGTGACGAAGGGAACAAAATCCTCGCCTGCCGAAATGCGTACCTCGTGGGTGCCGGGGATGACACGGGCATGCAGCGGCACCTTGCCGACCATGGTGTGATCGATGAAGATCAGCGCGCTGTCCGGTGAAGCCGTTATGGTGATCGTGCCTGTCGCGGCCTGCGCCGCGGCTGCCATCACCTGCAGAAGGAACAGGAAGACACCGATCGAGAGACGTCGCAGCATCATGGGCGGTCCGCTTCTCCTGCCGGTGCGGCCTTCCTGCCTTCCCCGCCAAGCCCACGGAAGGCGGGGGAACGTGAGTCTGGGTGCCATATCTTCCTTGTGCTATGATTGGAGCGAATGAAAGAGCCTCTCGCGCCAGGCGTCAGGATACGGGACACGTACGAGATCGTTCGCCAGATGAATGCGACCGAGCTTGTGACCTCGTACCTGACGCGTGCCAGCAACAACGTCTATTATGTGCTGCGTGATCTGCACCCGCCCGTCGAGGGACGTCAGACCGAACGTGTAGCGGCGCAGGTGCTGCGAGAGGCGCAGGCGCTCGGCCGGCTGCAGTTCCAGGGGCTGCCCGTGATTGTCGATGCCTTCGGCTGGGACGGGAGAGCCTTCATCGCGCGCGAGTACAGCAACGAGCCGACGCTGGTCGAGGTGCTCGAGAACATGCGCGGCCTCGCGCCGGAGAACCAGGTGCGTGGCTGGTTCGGCCAGCTTCTCGACATCTTTGGATACCTGCATGCCCAGCAGCCTCCGCACCTCTTTCGCGGGCTGAGCCCGGAGATGATCGGATTGTCGAAGATGGGGCGCATCCACATCCAAGACTATCCCGACGCGTTCTTCCTTCCCGCCGAGATGCAGTACAAGTATGCGCGGCGCACGGCTCCCGGGTACGTCTCGCCAGAGCAGGAGCGCGGAGAGCCGCTCACGCCTGCGTCCGATGTCTACAATCTCGGGCAGGTCTTCTACTACATGCTCACGCGCAAGGATCCGTCCATCTATCCCTACAGCCGCAACGCCATGGCCATCGCTCGGCCAGATGCCACCGGTGTCTTGCTGGCATTGCTCGATTCGGCCACGGCCAAGAACCCCAACGATCGCTTCAAGAACGTGACCGATCTGCAGCAGCATCTGCTGGGTGGCATGGGGAAGACCAAGAGCAGCAAGGACATCGGCTTTACCCTCGACACGCGCGAGATCGTTCTCGAGAACGTCAAGCGCGGTGACATCATTCGTCGCAAGTTCATCATCACGAGCAAGAGCGGGCGTGAGATCTACGGCAAGGTGCGCACCGACCACGACTGGATTCGCTTCAAGTTCGACGTGTTCCGAGGGAGCACGGTGACGCTCGACTTCTCGATCAACAGCTATGACTTCGTGAATGGCGAGACCTATCGCGCTGTGATCCAGCTCGACACCGACGCAGGGGTCGATGAGGTCGATGTGGTGGTCTCGACGCCAAAGACCATCGGCTCGATGCTGTCGAAGGGGTTCAAGTCGATCTTCGGCAAGCCGAAGCCGGAAGAGACGCCAGAAGCCCCTGGAGAAGCCGATTTCTGATCGATCGCACGTCGATCTGGTGCTGACCGGCGCGACAGGGCGACTCGGACCCTACCTGATTGCGCAGGCCGAGCGCGTGGGGCTTCGTGTCGAGGCGTGGTGTCGTTCTCCGCATGCGAACCCGAACGAGAGCCGGGCGGTTTCGGTTGACGTGAGCGACCGGGCAGCGCTCGAGGCGCGAATCGATCTGGTGCGCCCTCGTGCCGTGCTGCACGCGGCGGCCATCTCCGAGGTTGCGCTCTGTCACGCAGACCCCGCCCTCGCGGAGCGCGTGAACCACGAGGCCGCCCGTCAGGTGGCCGATGTCTGCGCGGCGCGCGCGATACGACTGGTCTCGGTTTCCACCGACATGGTCTTCGACGGCGAGCGGGCTCCCTACGCGGAAGGCGACGCGCCCGAGCCAGCCTGCGTCTATGGGGCGACGAAGCGTCGGGGAGAGGTCGCCGTGCTGCGTCACCCCGGTCACCTGGTGGCTCGGCTGGCACTGATGTACGGGCCGCGGCTCGGCGCGCGCGCGTCGTTCTTTGACACCCTGGTCACGCATCTGCGTGAGGGACGTGCGCTGCGCCTGTTCGATGACGAGTGGCGTGGCATGCTCTCCATGCGCGCGGCGTCTCAGGCGCTCGTCGAGCTGACGCAGATCGCCTGTGAGGGTGTGGTGCACCTCGCGGGAGAGCGCATGTCGCGCTACGATCTCGGCCTGCGCACCGCCGAGGCCCTCGGGCTTCCGGCCGCGTGTCTTTCGCCCGGATCGCGGTCAGAGCACACGGGTCCTGAACCGCGTCAGCGCGATCTCACCCTCTCGTGCGCGCGCCTGCGCCAGATTCTCCCCACGTGGTCTGCGGGAGATTTCTCCCACGAGGTCGAGCGCATGCTCGAGCAGGCGGGTCACGTCTCTTGAAGTGAGACCGCAGGCGCCTCCCTCAGGGGCGATGTATCGATTGCAGCGGGGTGAACACATCCTTGCGGAAGCCTCGGCAGCGCGCGACGTAGAAGGTGCGCGCCTCGATACCGCCTCCGTGGGCAACGATGGCGGGGGCGAGCGAGACCTCCTCGAACGCCTCTCGCAGGTTTGACCAGACGTCTTCCCGGCTGTCGATGGGCGAGGTATCGATATAGATGGCGTCTCTGCCCAGCAGGGACGGGAAATCATCCCAGTGGTCGTACTGCGCTCCGATGCGGGTGCCCATGATGACGTGGAACGGCTGGCCGGAGTAGAACCACAGGGTGCTCGAGAGTGCGTAGCTCGTGGTGATGAGAAACGGGCTGGGGGTCTCGGCGGCGAGGTCTCGCACCTTCTCGCCCATCTCGGGGAATCCGAGGATCTCGGTGATCTCACCGGTCTTCAGGGGGCGACCATGGTTCACGCCGCTCAGCTGGGCGCCTTCGCTCACGGCCGAGACGAGCCGGGCGGGGGCCAGCGCGAAGATGTACACCAGACCGCTCACGGCAAGCGCCAGGGCCGCACCCACCAGGGCTGAGACCTGTCGTCTGCGGGGGGCTTGAACCGCCACATCGGTGCCGAAGGCAGAGAAGGCGGCCAGGGTTCCCGCCGCGGTCCAGTGCAGGCCCACCTTGGTCACCAGGCTGGCGGCGAGGAAGACCAGATGGAGCGGTGCGGCCATGCAGACGATGAAGAGCGCCCCTGCGTCTCCGCGCAGCCCTCTCCGCGTGGCGCGAGCGATGGCTGCGATCAGCATGACGTAGAGCACGGGGCTCACGGCGACAGACGAGAGCAGCACGAACTTCAGGGTCTGTGGGCTGCGTCTGGCGCTGCTCGAGCCCAGGCGTGTCGAGAACTGGTACACCACGGATTCAAAGCCGTGCGTGACGTTCCAGTACAGGAAGGGGCTCGCCACGGCGAGCGCCATCACGATGGCGACGTATGGGCCCGCACATCGCAGATGCTGACGTCGCGCAGGCTGCACGACGAGGTAGACCAGGAGGGCCGGAATCAGATAGAGCCCGATGAGCTTGCTCAGGAAGGCGAGTCCCGCGCAGACGCCGGTGGCGGTCCACCAGCCGAGGGAAGGGCCCGGCGCTTCCGTCGCGCGCCACGCGCACACGAAGAATGCCGCTGATGCCGCAATGAGGGGAGAGTCTGGGAACACGCCCATCCCGGCAAGCGTGAAGAGGGGAACCATCAGAGGGAGCAGGCCGGCCCACCACGCGCTGGCTCGTGTGCCTCCCAGCATCCACCCGAGTGCGAACGAGAGACAGGCCGTCGCGCTGCCCAGCAGCACGAAGGGCAGGCGAACCGCGAGGGTGGAGGTTCCCAGGAGGCCTGTGAAGACGGCGATGATCCAGGCCACCATCGGGGGATGGTCGTGGTAGCCCAGGGCCAGGTGCCGGGTCCAGGTCCAGTAGTAGGCTTCGTCGCCCGAGAGCGGGATGGTGGCGGCTGCCGCGAGGCGCAGCAGGGTCACCCCCGCGACGGCGAGGCTGAAGGCCTTCCAGGGAGCGCTGCCCGGCTGGGGTGCGTCTGGCGGGGGCGTGATCTCGACCATGCCGCGGGATTCGTGCCGCTGTCGGGGGCTCCTCCCCTGTGCAGATCGAGGGAACTGGCGCCCGGACAGCGAAAGACGTGATGAGCAGTCGAGGAGGACAGCCATGAGCCGTCATCGATCTGGCAAGTCGAACAAGGGGAGATCGCCGAAGGGCGAGCCTGCCGAGAAGTACGGCGAAGAGGGGGCCTCCGAAGAGCCCTCCTGGCTCAGCCGCGCCGCGCAGGCCTACGAGCAGCGTCAGCAGGGGTATGCCTCGCTCATCGCCGGGGCCCGCGAAGCGGTTCAGAGAGAGAAGGACGAGCTCTCGACCATGCTGGCCAAAGACGAGCCTGAAGAGGCCGAGGCAGCGCCCCCTCTCACCATCTTCGGTGACGCGCAGCGCGCCTACCAGGAGCGCCAGAAGTCTTTGGGCGCCATGTTCGATGACGCCATCAAGTCGCGTCAGCAGGAGCGCGACGCCCTCACCCAGATGTTCGGCTCACGTCCGGGCAAGAAGCCGCCGCGTCGCTGACGCCTGTTCTCCCCTAGCGTGTAGGGAAGGTCTCGTATCCTGGGGGGGCTGACTGGCGCTCCGGTGCGTTCAGCGGGTTTGGTGGGGTTGCGACACCCCCGCCTGGCTGAGAGTTGTAGCCGGGTGGGGCTTGCGTGTTCTGGCCCTGTCCGGCCATGCCAGGCTGTCCCGCAGGAGGCTGCGGGGCCGCGCCGGGCCCCTGCTGGTTTCCGCCGGGAGGCGGTCCCTGCTGGTTCGACCCTTGCGGCGCCTGAGCGCCCGCGCCAGGAGCACCACCTTTCGCGTAGACGGGAGCTTCGAGCTTCGGCCCCTGCTGACCTTGTGCCGCGGGAGCGCCAGGGGCGCCCGCGGCGGGTCCGCCGGGAACACCTCCAGGAGGTCCCTGGGGGGCACCCATGGGGGGGCGTTGCTGGTTCATCACGGGAACCTGGCCCGGCGGATAGGTGGGAGGATTGACGACGGTCGTCGTTCTCATCTGACCTCCAGGGTAGGGCATCGGCATGCCAGCCCTGCCGGGTGCGGCTCCAGGGGGGCCTCCAGGACCAGGGCCGGCCATGCCCGGCATCGGCTGTCCTGGCATGCCCGGCATCGGGCGCTGGGGCATGCCGGGCATCGCGCCGGGCATCGCGCCGGGCATCCCGGCGGGCGGCATGGGCGCCGTCATCTGGCCAGGGGTCATGCGGCCCCCTCCCTTGGCAGGGGCTGCGGCCGCAGCCTGTCCCTTGGGCATGAGGTCGCTCCCCGGTGTGTAGGCGAGGTTCCAGACCTCCCAGTCGTCGCCTTTGGCCGTGTCGAACGGCTCGGGGGGGAAGACCTTGTCGTCGTTCACCTTCACGGCCTGGCCCTGGGAGATCGTGATCTTGTCGCTGTCCTTGGTCTGACCCGTGAGCTCGACGCTCCCCTTGAAGACCCGAACGGTGGTCACGGCGTAGGCCTTTTCATCGACCAGCTGCGAGACCTCGAAGACCGCATCGCCGGCTCCTTTCACCGCGGCTTTCTTCGAGGTGATGACGAACTCGGTGGAGGGCGTGGAGACCGCCCACACGCGGCCTCCGACGAGGTTGAGCTTGACGCGCTGCGTGGTCTGCGACTTGCGCAGGTCATCGATGCCCGCCTGGGCATTGTCTGAGAAGCGGAGCGACGCCCCCCCCTCTCCCAGTGTGATCACGTTGCGCAAGGTGGCGCCGAAGACCAGGAGATCGCGTGAAGCGACCTCGCTGGGCAGCGTCACCGTTGCGAACTCACTCGACTCGAGGGTCTTGCGCTGGGTGCCATCACCGCAGATGAGCTGCGCCTTGAAGGGCTCTCCGGCGTCGGCCGCGTTCGGCGCGGGCGCGGGCGATCGGAACATCGCCACGAGAACCAGGAGGGCGAACACGACCCCCACTGCGATAAGGGCTTTCATCGCGCCCGGTGAGACCGGGGTTGCGGGCTCGCTCGGGCCTCGCTGCCGCCCGGGGGGACCTTTTGGGGGGACCGGCATCATCATCTGCTGCGGGATGGGCTTGCGGCGAGGAGGGGGCTTCATGGCCATGCGCTTGCCTTTCATTCGAGAGGGTTCACGTCGAGGGTTCTCTGACGGCCGGCTCGGGTGCACTGCGGGCCGGTGCAATATAGCAGATGCACCCTGCATCGACAACGATGCCGGGACACCTGAACGAGATTGTCGCCTTTGGACGAGGGTTCTTCCGTGGGGTGAGATTGTTGACAGATCTGCGAGAGCCGGCAACCAGATGTTCACATCGGCAACATGTCGGCAACATGGGTAACAAAGATTTAACGTTCGCGCCTATGGCGTTCCGGTTCGCGATGGAGTAGAGTATGCCCGAGCCGGCGGCCGGTTTGAAGCGCCGCGACGCGCTCTGCTCGGGGCGTCTGACAAGAGACGCCGAACACTGATGGGGGCAAGAGCCGTGACACGCATGAGTGCAGCAAAGACAGAGTTGAATCCAAATCGTTCCATGAGTCCCCCCTCGGTGCTTGCAGACGAGCAGGTCTGGGCAAAGGTCGACATGATGCGTCGCCTCGAGCAGTCTCTCGAGCACCTCGAGGGGTTGCAGAAACGCTTTCGCCACACGCGTTCCGCTGTGGCGGTCAGCCCCGTCGCCGCCCCTCCTGAAACGGAGGAGGGTGCCAGCGCAGCGGTGCAGGGACCGCTTGAAGCGGCTGAGTGTCAGCGCATCCTCGAGGCCTGTGACGCACTCGAAGCGCTCATGCAGGGCTGGCAGCGCTCGCGCGATCAGGCCGAGAGCGAGCTCACCCCGACCCGCTAGGGCACGCTGCCCTCGGGCGATCGATGGCCTCGCCTGCTCAGCGCTTCTTGAACACGAACACGTATTCGTGCTTGAAGATGTAGAAGCCGCCGGCCAGGGCGCGATAGCGCCACAGCTCTTTCTGCTGTCGCTTTCCTGCCGTGTCCTCGAAGTTCTTCACGACGATGCTCTTGAGCCGGAAGCCTTGCTCGAGCACGCGGTTCATCGACAGGAATCCCAGGGGGATCCACTCGCCGGCCGCGTACTTGTCTCCGATCACCAGCGACAGGTAGCGCCCTCGGTCGAGATGGCGCGTGGTGTTGGCCACCACCTGGCTGAACTGATCGAGGAAGCTGTCGACAGAAACGGTGTTGCTCAGGTCGCGGGGGTCGTCGCTGAAGCGGATGATGTCGAAGTAGGGCGGGTGCATCATGACGAGCTGCACACTTTCGCGCCCGTTTCTTGCCAGGAGGGCTCCCACGTCTGCGGTGCCGCTGTCGCCCTGCATGATGTCGAGGCAGACACCGTGCGGATTGGGTTCGCTGTCGATGCGTCGTCGCGCCAGGTCGATGACGGAGGGCTGCAGCTCGAGTCCGAATCCGTGGCGTCCGAGTCGCTGGCACTCGATGAGCGTGGTGCCTGAGCCGGTGAACGGATCGAGAACGCTCTCCCCCAGCTTTGTGTACCTGCGCATCATCTGATGGGGGATCTGGGGGACGAAGTTTCCCCAGTAGTCAGCGGCGTGCGAGCCACTGCTGTCGCGCTTGCGCATCAGCCAGAGGCTGTCGGTGAGGATGTCGCTGTATTCCTTCCAGCGATTCAGGTTGATGTCGTTGATCTTT is a window of Pseudomonadota bacterium DNA encoding:
- a CDS encoding SDR family oxidoreductase, whose protein sequence is MRSMWWSRRQRPSARCCRRGSSRSSASRSRKRRQKPLEKPISDRSHVDLVLTGATGRLGPYLIAQAERVGLRVEAWCRSPHANPNESRAVSVDVSDRAALEARIDLVRPRAVLHAAAISEVALCHADPALAERVNHEAARQVADVCAARAIRLVSVSTDMVFDGERAPYAEGDAPEPACVYGATKRRGEVAVLRHPGHLVARLALMYGPRLGARASFFDTLVTHLREGRALRLFDDEWRGMLSMRAASQALVELTQIACEGVVHLAGERMSRYDLGLRTAEALGLPAACLSPGSRSEHTGPEPRQRDLTLSCARLRQILPTWSAGDFSHEVERMLEQAGHVS
- a CDS encoding PEGA domain-containing protein; the encoded protein is MMLRRLSIGVFLFLLQVMAAAAQAATGTITITASPDSALIFIDHTMVGKVPLHARVIPGTHEVRISAGEDFVPFVTSVTVAEGQTVQVETALEKTAPALYREAREALAANDLKAARDGFQAAASATGKRPSDIPFYLGVLDERAGDLASAERNYLAWVAVEAGSAVGQYRLGRVREALGRHALAVTAYKTALLSTVSGANEIIRAAGNATQAALSKLEEMS
- a CDS encoding phospholipid carrier-dependent glycosyltransferase, coding for MAVLLDCSSRLSLSGRQFPRSAQGRSPRQRHESRGMVEITPPPDAPQPGSAPWKAFSLAVAGVTLLRLAAAATIPLSGDEAYYWTWTRHLALGYHDHPPMVAWIIAVFTGLLGTSTLAVRLPFVLLGSATACLSFALGWMLGGTRASAWWAGLLPLMVPLFTLAGMGVFPDSPLIAASAAFFVCAWRATEAPGPSLGWWTATGVCAGLAFLSKLIGLYLIPALLVYLVVQPARRQHLRCAGPYVAIVMALAVASPFLYWNVTHGFESVVYQFSTRLGSSSARRSPQTLKFVLLSSVAVSPVLYVMLIAAIARATRRGLRGDAGALFIVCMAAPLHLVFLAASLVTKVGLHWTAAGTLAAFSAFGTDVAVQAPRRRQVSALVGAALALAVSGLVYIFALAPARLVSAVSEGAQLSGVNHGRPLKTGEITEILGFPEMGEKVRDLAAETPSPFLITTSYALSSTLWFYSGQPFHVIMGTRIGAQYDHWDDFPSLLGRDAIYIDTSPIDSREDVWSNLREAFEEVSLAPAIVAHGGGIEARTFYVARCRGFRKDVFTPLQSIHRP
- a CDS encoding DNA methyltransferase, whose product is MNDSTPLLDAIRDLKKQRSLIALRHCIEGVRRQISRTGERDAEQHLIEELDQIAASQTLERARYYLQRFERGMTEIRTGKINDINLNRWKEYSDILTDSLWLMRKRDSSGSHAADYWGNFVPQIPHQMMRRYTKLGESVLDPFTGSGTTLIECQRLGRHGFGLELQPSVIDLARRRIDSEPNPHGVCLDIMQGDSGTADVGALLARNGRESVQLVMMHPPYFDIIRFSDDPRDLSNTVSVDSFLDQFSQVVANTTRHLDRGRYLSLVIGDKYAAGEWIPLGFLSMNRVLEQGFRLKSIVVKNFEDTAGKRQQKELWRYRALAGGFYIFKHEYVFVFKKR